In one Chiloscyllium punctatum isolate Juve2018m chromosome 47, sChiPun1.3, whole genome shotgun sequence genomic region, the following are encoded:
- the LOC140468611 gene encoding uncharacterized protein — MAPAPGPPSPGNHSNPLVETPRHEEDEDEDEEEEEEEEEEGGEAEEARTAARGGPHRGVLETLRGSLETLQGGLETLRGGLGDAPGSFETLRGSLETLRGNLETLRGGLESLRGAPGDAAGALETLRGSLGDAPCGFEALRGGLETLRGGPETARGGPGHALGGLETLRGGLETVRGGPGHALGGPETLRGGLETVQGGPGHALGGPETLRGGLETVRGGPGHAQGGLETLRGGLETDRGGPGDALGGLETDRGGLGGAPGGLETLRWSLETVRTGAGDALGGLETARGAPAVKEEAEGGGAVERAALGEPGGSGAGEGGGWVAAATPPPPASPPPPPGERRRAPRPNRFPCPECGKGFACPSHLQRHLRTHTGERPFECFACGKTFATLSHLALHRPRHATHRPFECAVCGRCYPSYPELSAHQRFHTGRRPFPCQLCAKRFYTSSELRVHQQWHTGERPHACSSCGKRFGRLGHLLEHQRIHTGEKPFQCPLCGKRFHSSSNLTRHRRFHSGERPFACGQCGKSFYTSGDLRRHQQTHSGVRPFCCATCGRAFYRSGDLVKHQRTHTGEKPHGCPVCEKRFYTGSELKIHGRFHTGERPHGCPVCEKRFYTSSELRIHGRTHTGERPFRCANCPKAFYRSSDLAKHQRTHTGIKPYACQLCPKRYYTSSELCVHGRTHSGEKPFRCQLCPKGFYTASVLAKHRLTHLPRDPAATYQCRLCPQRCGSASRLRAHERQHAGEPAFECHVCLRRFHTAGGLSKHRNVHGRAGERAPATTSSAAVPPPPPPPSSPASPLRPHPAPPSAGLHLRLTPATTPPVRVRHVQEGLRLLGPAPGPPARPRGGAGAGVRPVQAAVRGAPRWQGRAGGGGAGGLGAPPLPALQGAPGLLRHRGLWAGAGSARLRSLPAGLAARARGQ, encoded by the coding sequence ATGGCCCCTGCCCCAGGCCCACCGTCTCCCGGTAACCATAGCAACCCCCTGGTGGAGACCCCCAGACACGAGGAGGACGAGGACGAggacgaggaggaggaggaggaggaggaggaggagggtggagaggcTGAGGAAGCGAGGACCGCAGCCAGGGGTGGTCCTCACCGCGGGGTGCTCGAAACCCTCCGGGGGAGCCTCGAAACCCTTCAGGGGGGCCTCGAGACCCTGCGAGGGGGCCTTGGCGACGCCCCGGGGAGCTTCGAGACCCTCCGGGGGAGCCTCGAAACCCTCCGGGGGAACCTCGAGACCCTCCGGGGGGGCCTGGAAAGCCTCCGGGGGGCCCCCGGCGATGCAGCGGGGGCCCTCGAAACTCTCCGCGGGAGCCTGGGCGACGCCCCGTGCGGCTTCGAAGCCCTCCGGGGGGGCCTGGAAACTCTCCGAGGGGGCCCGGAAACTGCCCGGGGTGGCCCCGGCCACGCCCTGGGGGGCCTGGAAACTCTCCGCGGGGGCCTGGAAACTGTCCGGGGTGGCCCCGGCCACGCCCTGGGGGGCCCGGAAACTCTCCGCGGCGGCCTGGAAACTGTCCAGGGTGGCCCCGGCCACGCCCTGGGGGGCCCGGAAACTCTCCGCGGCGGCCTGGAAACCGTCCGGGGTGGCCCCGGCCACGCCCAGGGGGGCCTGGAAACTCTCCGAGGGGGCCTGGAAACCGACCGAGGTGGCCCCGGCGACGCCCTGGGGGGCCTGGAAACTGACCGAGGCGGCCTTGGCGGCGCCCCGGGGGGCCTGGAAACCCTCCGGTGGAGCCTGGAAACCGTCCGGACCGGAGCCGGCGACGCTCTGGGGGGCCTGGAAACCGCCCGGGGGGCACCCGCGGTCAAGGAGGAGGCCGAGGGAGGGGGCGCCGTGGAGAGAGCGGCGCTGGGAGAGCCGGGCGGGAgcggggcgggggaggggggcgggtggGTCGCCGCGGCAACGCCGCCGCCCCCCGcctcccctcccccgccccccggCGAGAGGCGCCGGGCGCCGCGGCCCAACCGCTTCCCGTGCCCGGAGTGCGGCAAGGGCTTCGCCTGCCCCTCCCACCTGCAGCGTCACCTGCGCACCCACACCGGGGAGCGGCCCTTCGAGTGCTTCGCCTGTGGCAAGACCTTCGCCACCCTCAGCCACCTGGCGCTGCACCGGCCGCGGCACGCCACCCACCGGCCCTTCGAGTGCGCCGTCTGCGGCCGCTGCTACCCCAGCTACCCGGAGCTGAGCGCCCACCAGCGCTTCCACACCGGCCGCCGCCCCTTCCCCTGCCAGCTCTGCGCCAAGCGCTTCTACACCTCCAGCGAGCTGCGGGTGCACCAGCAGTGGCACACCGGCGAGCGCCCGCACGCCTGCTCGAGCTGCGGCAAGCGCTTCGGCCGGCTGGGCCACCTGCTGGAGCACCAGCGCATCCACACCGGCGAGAAGCCCTTCCAGTGCCCGCTGTGCGGCAAGCGCTTCCACTCCTCCAGCAACCTGACCCGGCACCGGCGCTTCCACAGCGGCGAGCGGCCCTTCGCCTGTGGGCAGTGCGGCAAGAGCTTCTACACCTCGGGCGACCTCCGGCGCCACCAGCAGACCCACAGCGGGGTGCGGCCCTTCTGCTGCGCCACCTGCGGGCGTGCCTTCTACCGCTCGGGGGACCTGGTCAAGCACCAGCGCACCCACACCGGCGAGAAGCCGCACGGCTGCCCGGTCTGCGAGAAGCGCTTCTACACGGGCAGCGAGCTGAAGATCCACGGCCGCTTCCACACCGGGGAGCGCCCGCACGGCTGCCCGGTCTGCGAGAAGCGCTTCTACACCTCCAGCGAGCTGCGCATCCACGGGCGCACCCACACCGGGGAGCGGCCCTTCCGCTGCGCCAACTGCCCCAAAGCCTTCTACCGCTCCAGCGACCTGGCCAAACACCAGCGCACCCACACCGGCATCAAGCCCTACGCCTGCCAGCTGTGCCCCAAGCGGTACTACACCTCCAGCGAGCTCTGCGTCCACGGGCGCACGCACTCGGGCGAGAAGCCCTTCCGGTGCCAGCTGTGCCCCAAGGGCTTCTACACGGCCAGCGTGCTGGCCAAGCACCGGCTCACCCACCTGCCCCGCGACCCGGCCGCCACCTACCAGTGCCGCCTCTGCCCGCAGCGGTGCGGCAGCGCCTCCCGCCTGCGCGCCCACGAGCGGCAGCACGCCGGCGAGCCCGCCTTCGAGTGCCACGTCTGCCTGCGGCGCTTCCACACCGCCGGCGGGCTCAGCAAGCACCGCAACGTCCACGGTCGGGCGGGGGAGCGGGCGCCGGCCACCACCAGCTCGGCCGccgtccctccccctcctcctcccccctcctcccccgcctctcccctccgcccccaccccgcccccccctccGCCGGCCTCCACCTCCGCCTCACCCCCGCCACCACGCCCCCTGTTCGAGTGCGGCATGTGCAAGAGGGGCTTCGCCTCCTGGGCCCAGCTCCTGGCCCACCAGCCCGTCCACGAGGGGGAGCGGGCGCTGGAGTGCGCCCTGTGCAAGCAGCTGTTCGTGGCGCCCCCCGCTGGCAAGGGCGGGCAGGCGGGGGAGGCGCCGGGGGCCTCGGAGCCCCACCGCTGCCCGCTCTGCAAGGGGCGCCTGGCCTGCTACGACATCGGGGGCTTTGGGCTGGGGCTGGATCCGCTCGGCTTCGAAGCCTGCCTGCAGGGCTGGCAGCCAGGGCTAGGGGGCAGTAG